The proteins below come from a single Benincasa hispida cultivar B227 chromosome 4, ASM972705v1, whole genome shotgun sequence genomic window:
- the LOC120076313 gene encoding asparagine synthetase [glutamine-hydrolyzing] 1-like → MCGILAVLGCSDDSQAKRVRVLELSRRLKHRGPDWSGLYQHADFYLSHQRLAIIDPASGDQPLYNEDESIVVTVNGEIYNHEELRKKLRNHKIRTDSDCDVISHLYEEYGENFVDMLDGMFSFVLLDTRDNSFIAARDAIGITSLYIGWGLDGSVWISSELKALNDDCEHFETFPPGHLYSSKEAGFKRWYNPTWFSEDIPSTPYDPLVLRCALENAVIKRLMTDVPFGVLLSGGLDSSLIASITARHLAGTRAAKHWGTQLHSFCVGLEGSPDLKAAREVADFLGTVHHEFHFTVQDGIDAIEDVIYHVETYDVTTIRASTPMFLMARKIKSLGVKMVISGEGADEIFGGYLYFHKAPNKEEFHRESCRKIKALHMYDCLRANKATSAWGLEVRVPFLDKEFINVAMAIDPEWKMIKHDQGRIEKWVLRRAFNDEQQPYLPKHVLYRQKEQFSDGVGYSWIDGLKAHAAQHVTDKMMVNAEHIFPQNTPTSKEAYYYRTIFERFFPQNSARQTVPGGPSIACSTAKAVEWDATWSKNLDPSGRAALGVHASAYGDEVNHINDVVPPKIIDPISRMNVSTPEVEILS, encoded by the exons ATGTGTGGAATTCTCGCCGTACTTGGTTGCTCTGATGATTCTCAGGCCAAACGTGTTCGTGTTCTTGAACTCTCTCGTCG ACTGAAACATCGTGGTCCAGACTGGAGTGGGCTTTACCAGCACGCCGATTTCTATTTATCCCATCAACGTTTAGCCATTATCGATCCTGCATCTGGTGATCAACCTCTCTACAATGAAGATGAGTCCATTGTTGTCACG GTCAATGGAGAAATATACAACCACGAAGAGCTGAGGAAGAAATTGAGGAACCACAAAATTCGAACCGACAGTGATTGTGATGTTATCTCACATTTG TATGAAGAGTATGGGGAGAATTTTGTGGACATGCTTGATGGAATGTTCTCTTTCGTGCTATTGGACACGCGTGACAATAGTTTCATTGCTGCTCGTGATGCAATTGGGATTACTTCCCTTTACATTGGTTGGGGACTTGATG GTTCAGTTTGGATATCTTCGGAACTCAAAGCTCTGAATGATGATTGTGAACATTTTGAGACGTTTCCACCTGGTCACTTGTACTCTAGCAAGGAAGCTGGATTCAAAAGATGGTATAACCCAACCTGGTTCTCTGAGGATATTCCATCGACCCcatatgatccacttgttttAAGATGTGCATTGGAGAAT GCTGTGATCAAGAGGTTGATGACTGATGtcccttttggagttctactTTCTGGCGGCCTTGATTCATCATTGATTGCCTCTATCACAGCTCGTCACTTAGCTGGCACAAGAGCTGCCAAGCATTGGGGTACACAACTTCATTCCTTCTGTGTTGGTCTTGAG GGTTCACCAGATTTGAAGGCTGCTAGAGAAGTTGCAGACTTTTTGGGAACTGTCCACCACGAGTTCCATTTCACAGTTCAA GATGGGATTGATGCCATTGAAGATGTTATCTATCATGTAGAAACATATGATGTAACTACAATCAGGGCAAGCACACCCATGTTTCTTATGGCACGAAAGATTAAGTCACTAGGAGTAAAGATGGTGATCTCTGGTGAAGGCGCTGATGAGATTTTTGGTGGATACTTGTACTTCCACAAGGCTCCTAATAAGGAAGAGTTTCATCGTGAAAGTTGCCGCAAG ATAAAGGCACTTCACATGTATGATTGCTTAAGAGCAAACAAGGCAACTTCAGCGTGGGGCTTGGAAGTTCGAGTTCCATTTTTAGATAAGGAATTTATTAATGTTGCAATGGCCATTGATCCAGAATGGAAAATG ATTAAGCATGATCAAGGTCGAATTGAAAAATGGGTTCTCAGAAGAGCTTTCAATGATGAGCAGCAACCTTATCTCCCTAAG CATGTTTTGTACAGGCAGAAGGAACAATTCAGTGATGGTGTTGGATATAGTTGGATCGATGGCCTTAAAGCCCATGCTGCTCAACAT GTGACTGACAAAATGATGGTAAATGCTGAACACATCTTCCCTCAAAATACTCCAACATCAAAGGAAGCCTACTACTACAGAACCATATTTGAGAGGTTCTTCCCACAG AACTCTGCTCGTCAGACTGTCCCAGGAGGGCCAAGTATCGCTTGTAGCACAGCGAAAGCTGTCGAATGGGATGCTACCTGGTCTAAAAATCTTGACCCTTCAGGTAGAGCTGCACTTGGAGTTCATGCCTCAGCATATGGAGATGAGGTAAATCATATAAATGACGTCGTCCCGCCCAAGATAATCGATCCCATTTCGAGAATGAATGTCAGCACACCAGAAGTAGAAATCCTTAGCTAG